One window of the Brevibacterium limosum genome contains the following:
- a CDS encoding YceI family protein yields the protein MTETPGITGHWDIDPSHSRLGFSTRHAMVSRVRGAFNDVSGSADIADDLADSTAEVIIQTASVDTRSEGRDEHLRSADFFDVETYPEIRFGSSAIDEVGEGSYIVTGELSIRDMTKTVSVPLELIGVETDPFGNLRAGLEGSRRIDRKDWGVTWNTTLDSGGVLVSDKITLEFELSLIKNLAEAAPADSAETDDEDEADETAPPAPKAPKAAPTAEPAGKEFPPPPPVKPAETAPEAKQPEAQSSGNGLGKLFGLR from the coding sequence ATGACAGAAACTCCTGGGATCACAGGTCATTGGGACATCGATCCCTCACATTCTCGACTGGGATTCTCCACACGCCACGCCATGGTCTCGCGTGTACGCGGAGCGTTCAATGATGTGTCCGGATCGGCCGACATCGCCGACGATCTTGCCGACTCGACCGCCGAGGTCATCATCCAGACCGCCAGCGTCGACACACGCAGCGAGGGTCGCGACGAGCACCTGCGTTCGGCAGACTTCTTCGATGTGGAGACCTACCCGGAGATCCGTTTCGGCTCCTCGGCCATCGATGAGGTCGGCGAAGGCTCCTACATCGTCACCGGTGAGCTGTCGATCCGTGACATGACGAAGACCGTCTCGGTTCCGCTCGAGCTCATCGGCGTCGAGACCGATCCCTTCGGCAACCTGCGCGCCGGCCTCGAGGGCTCGCGTCGCATCGATCGCAAGGACTGGGGCGTGACCTGGAATACGACGCTCGATTCCGGCGGCGTGCTCGTCAGTGACAAGATCACCCTCGAGTTCGAGCTCTCCCTGATCAAGAACCTCGCCGAGGCGGCCCCCGCCGATTCGGCCGAAACCGACGATGAGGACGAGGCCGACGAGACCGCCCCTCCCGCGCCGAAGGCCCCGAAAGCAGCCCCGACCGCTGAGCCCGCCGGCAAGGAGTTCCCTCCCCCGCCGCCGGTCAAGCCGGCGGAGACGGCCCCGGAAGCCAAGCAGCCGGAGGCTCAGTCATCCGGAAACGGCTTAGGAAAGCTCTTCGGCCTCCGCTGA
- a CDS encoding mismatch-specific DNA-glycosylase, with product MHTSVPDDWQPWRTPSSLEGRRPGRSDLERASLCGRGREDVLPYPDDELCRGKIRLLIVGINPSPWTIAVNAPFARPGNRFWPSLHRAGVTETVVDASRGLSSADERMLAERGLAMTNLVSRPTARAAELDDAELRRGGQRTVSRVSTLLPLSVAVVGITAFRKAFDLPRAVVGRQDTNQLNGWPDQTSLWALPHPSGLNAHETLSSLAEHWHKVWADVEGGAANRAKPR from the coding sequence ATGCACACGAGTGTTCCAGACGACTGGCAACCCTGGCGCACGCCGTCATCGCTGGAGGGACGTAGACCCGGTCGGTCCGACCTCGAACGGGCCAGTCTTTGCGGCAGGGGCCGTGAAGACGTTCTCCCCTACCCAGACGATGAACTGTGCAGGGGAAAGATACGCCTCCTCATCGTCGGGATCAATCCGAGCCCGTGGACCATTGCCGTCAACGCGCCCTTTGCCCGACCGGGGAATCGCTTCTGGCCTTCGCTCCATCGCGCCGGGGTCACTGAAACCGTGGTCGACGCATCTCGCGGGTTGAGCAGCGCAGATGAGAGGATGCTCGCGGAGCGCGGCCTCGCCATGACGAATTTGGTCTCTCGGCCCACCGCCCGAGCCGCTGAGCTCGATGATGCTGAACTTCGCCGCGGTGGCCAGAGGACGGTGAGTCGAGTGAGCACTCTGCTCCCCCTCTCCGTAGCCGTCGTCGGGATCACGGCCTTCCGGAAAGCGTTCGATCTTCCTCGTGCGGTGGTGGGCAGACAGGACACCAACCAGCTCAATGGTTGGCCTGATCAAACCTCTTTATGGGCTCTTCCCCATCCCAGCGGGCTGAATGCGCATGAGACGCTCAGCAGCCTCGCAGAGCATTGGCACAAGGTGTGGGCCGACGTCGAGGGAGGCGCCGCGAACCGGGCCAAACCGCGGTGA
- a CDS encoding BPL-N domain-containing protein, translating to MSTHIRRAVAALLTGLLTAVASVGCAAADGSSPGSPLVAVYRGEAACDGCPETIAQRLRASLAHAEVVCIGRDERLPLQADSLADVDLYVQPEGGDDIGAAAEALPPRFVGGLERYVASGGRYLGLCMGAYLAGPVAFGLVETDLDGEVGRPGFAVTDSRSTVVDVAWDGQHRQTFFQEGAVLPPPDDRADVFARYGNGDIAASRYDHGDGMAGLIGPHPEADKTWLDEAAITDPDGDDWKYAVPFVQTLLD from the coding sequence ATGAGCACCCATATCCGACGGGCTGTTGCGGCCCTCCTGACCGGTCTCCTCACCGCGGTTGCCTCCGTGGGCTGTGCCGCCGCAGACGGTTCAAGTCCGGGTTCTCCGCTCGTGGCCGTGTATCGCGGTGAGGCCGCGTGCGACGGGTGCCCCGAGACGATCGCACAACGGCTGAGAGCCTCGCTCGCCCACGCCGAGGTGGTCTGCATCGGTCGCGATGAACGTCTGCCGCTGCAGGCCGATTCCCTTGCAGACGTGGACCTCTACGTCCAGCCTGAAGGTGGCGACGACATCGGCGCGGCCGCCGAAGCGCTGCCTCCTCGATTCGTCGGGGGCCTCGAACGGTATGTTGCGAGCGGCGGTCGTTACCTCGGTCTGTGTATGGGCGCCTATCTGGCCGGTCCGGTCGCCTTCGGCCTCGTCGAAACGGACCTCGACGGTGAGGTCGGCCGTCCCGGCTTTGCAGTCACTGACAGCAGATCGACCGTGGTCGACGTCGCCTGGGACGGTCAGCATCGCCAGACGTTCTTCCAAGAGGGCGCAGTCCTTCCGCCACCCGATGATCGCGCCGACGTGTTCGCGCGGTACGGCAATGGCGATATCGCCGCATCACGCTACGACCACGGTGACGGTATGGCCGGTCTCATCGGCCCGCACCCCGAGGCCGACAAGACCTGGCTGGACGAAGCGGCGATCACCGATCCGGACGGTGACGACTGGAAGTACGCCGTCCCCTTCGTCCAAACACTATTGGACTGA
- a CDS encoding general stress protein, which yields MKPAVKEFQDDTALMDEVKRQAAAGIAKDDLFVISHDDDRTDRVAGSVNANEPDDLSNLVGTRYDKKGDELRAIFEEFGFTSNESDDLEEKLDHGKILLLINS from the coding sequence ATGAAACCCGCAGTCAAAGAATTCCAGGACGATACCGCACTGATGGATGAAGTGAAGCGCCAGGCGGCAGCGGGCATCGCCAAGGATGACCTCTTCGTCATCTCCCATGACGATGACCGCACCGACCGCGTCGCAGGCAGCGTCAACGCCAACGAACCCGACGATCTCAGCAATCTCGTGGGCACCCGGTACGACAAGAAGGGCGACGAGCTGCGTGCGATCTTCGAGGAGTTCGGCTTCACGTCGAACGAGTCCGACGACCTCGAAGAGAAGCTCGACCACGGCAAGATCCTGCTGCTGATCAACAGCTGA
- a CDS encoding NAD(P)/FAD-dependent oxidoreductase translates to MTRCFTVARRVCWCRTEKRGIVDADVVVVGAGLAGLQCARRLQRNGLTVQVCDSSDDVGGRVRTDRIDGFLCDRGFQLLNPAYPAVRAFIDVASLDLQTFGAGVMVRKGQRLTTLRASLSRRGTESSGLSSGLLRPKEIRGLLRWLGPTLLRPSSASRATRDSTLAESLEAAGVTGALRRDVIDTFLAGVLADSTGASSANYARLLMRSFVRAIPGLPRKGMAALPEQMAASLETPVRVNTAVRDLRETDDGVEVDTDQGRIRARVAVTAVGAEDLEELTGEKTPPTRGLTTWWFQAPEPPLEDPLLVLDASAPQGGPDGPVWHTAVVSNAAPSYAPAGSALIEATTLLDRPDSLADEREIRQHLERIYGTSTRRWQVLINHRLPHALPASAPPLIDRSVQRISERIFVCGDHRDTGSIQGALISGDRAGQGIAGLLSPVSRRSDNDPNVKP, encoded by the coding sequence ATGACTCGATGTTTCACGGTGGCGCGACGCGTATGCTGGTGTCGAACCGAGAAGAGGGGAATCGTGGACGCCGACGTCGTAGTCGTGGGAGCAGGTCTCGCGGGCCTGCAATGTGCCAGACGGTTGCAGCGCAACGGTTTGACTGTCCAGGTCTGCGACTCGAGTGATGATGTGGGCGGTCGCGTGCGCACCGATCGAATCGACGGGTTCCTCTGTGACCGTGGGTTTCAGCTGCTCAACCCCGCGTACCCTGCAGTGCGCGCTTTCATCGACGTCGCCTCACTGGACCTGCAGACTTTCGGGGCAGGAGTGATGGTCCGCAAGGGACAGCGTCTGACCACGCTGCGCGCATCCTTGAGCCGACGTGGCACCGAGTCATCCGGTTTGAGTTCCGGACTGCTCAGACCGAAGGAGATCCGCGGACTTCTGCGATGGCTCGGTCCGACTCTGCTGCGGCCATCGTCAGCCTCGCGCGCAACGCGGGACTCAACTCTCGCCGAATCTTTGGAGGCTGCGGGAGTTACGGGAGCTTTGCGCCGAGACGTCATCGACACGTTCCTCGCCGGTGTGCTGGCCGACAGTACTGGCGCGAGCTCGGCGAACTATGCTCGACTGCTGATGAGATCATTCGTGCGCGCGATCCCCGGTCTGCCCAGGAAAGGCATGGCGGCTCTACCCGAACAGATGGCGGCTTCTCTCGAAACGCCCGTGCGCGTGAACACCGCCGTACGAGACCTTCGCGAGACCGATGATGGTGTGGAAGTCGACACCGACCAGGGACGGATACGAGCGCGTGTCGCTGTCACCGCGGTCGGTGCTGAGGATCTCGAGGAACTGACCGGCGAGAAGACTCCTCCTACACGCGGACTGACGACCTGGTGGTTCCAAGCTCCGGAGCCACCACTCGAGGATCCGCTGTTGGTGCTGGATGCCTCGGCTCCCCAAGGAGGCCCAGATGGGCCCGTCTGGCACACGGCAGTGGTCTCAAATGCAGCACCGAGCTACGCACCTGCGGGATCGGCGCTCATTGAGGCGACGACTCTGCTCGATCGGCCCGACAGTCTGGCCGACGAACGGGAGATCCGACAGCACCTCGAACGCATCTACGGCACGTCGACGCGCCGGTGGCAGGTCCTGATCAATCATCGGCTTCCGCACGCACTGCCGGCCTCGGCTCCCCCTCTGATCGACCGATCCGTGCAGCGGATCTCCGAGAGAATATTCGTCTGCGGCGACCACCGTGACACCGGCTCGATCCAAGGCGCACTGATCTCCGGTGATCGAGCCGGGCAGGGAATCGCCGGATTACTCTCACCTGTCTCCCGCCGCTCTGACAACGATCCAAACGTGAAACCATGA
- a CDS encoding LCP family protein, which produces MAKLTKMVSAIGSLKDLNSARAEFDDASKAIPAEAAFPPAEIRPTADDSRTLMLRVTNPGSPAEAAPQSSSQGDTFAVIYVPAAGEFAAVLVLNPSTQIEAGQTFGTIADEGGWPVVVAMVEEFLGIRIDHIAQLEADVLGRVIDELRGLQVYSRAAFNAGGTDFVEGTNNLDGATSAIFTAADPVDDAGQTRTRNQRAVVRALVQSLKSGGLVKDPNKGAAVLGHFASGIQRNAELTTSELVKIANGLRTLQLDDIAVVTVPTNSRREDDGTVIIDFDPEALPALKNALARNDLADFFRYLVSLGY; this is translated from the coding sequence ATGGCCAAGCTGACGAAGATGGTTTCCGCCATCGGTTCCCTCAAGGACCTCAACTCCGCCCGCGCCGAGTTCGATGACGCATCGAAGGCCATTCCCGCCGAGGCTGCCTTCCCACCCGCAGAGATCCGTCCCACCGCAGACGACTCCCGCACCCTGATGCTTCGGGTGACGAATCCCGGAAGCCCCGCCGAGGCGGCTCCGCAGTCATCTAGCCAAGGTGACACCTTCGCTGTCATTTATGTTCCCGCCGCCGGTGAATTCGCTGCCGTGCTCGTGCTCAATCCCTCCACTCAGATCGAGGCAGGTCAGACGTTCGGCACTATCGCCGACGAGGGCGGATGGCCGGTCGTTGTCGCCATGGTTGAGGAGTTCCTCGGCATCCGCATCGATCACATCGCACAGCTGGAGGCCGACGTGCTCGGACGCGTCATTGACGAGCTCCGCGGCCTGCAGGTCTACAGTCGTGCAGCGTTCAACGCCGGTGGGACCGATTTCGTCGAGGGCACGAATAACCTCGACGGAGCGACATCTGCGATCTTCACCGCGGCAGACCCGGTCGATGATGCCGGCCAGACGCGCACTCGCAATCAACGTGCGGTCGTGCGTGCGCTCGTTCAATCGCTCAAGTCAGGTGGGCTGGTCAAAGATCCGAACAAGGGTGCGGCCGTGCTCGGACATTTCGCTTCAGGCATTCAGCGCAACGCCGAGCTGACCACGAGTGAGCTCGTCAAGATCGCCAATGGCCTCCGCACACTTCAACTAGACGACATCGCGGTGGTCACTGTGCCCACGAACTCGCGCCGCGAGGATGACGGCACGGTCATCATCGACTTCGACCCCGAAGCCTTACCGGCACTCAAAAACGCTTTGGCCAGGAACGACCTCGCAGACTTCTTCCGTTACCTCGTGTCTTTGGGGTACTGA
- a CDS encoding SGNH/GDSL hydrolase family protein produces MQFLTVGDSHTQYFGISNQMRGLNQKLRGIRVINKAVSASTVTGVGKLDSTLKLGTNIHQWIDKVKPNFLVLNLGQVDVELGIPFRQFVKQRNETEDYWLNHFVQKYDEFLQAVQLDNSQIIIKGINLPVLCYDHQKAIKYISRIVTERFTGEQKDLQRTREIEERLTQRYPSDIVRTDLARRFNTKLETLCSTHGYGYFDINSALENEPQGTISPRFMPSKFDHHIVDSLEVRLLHWDELLKVARRQYWNLPK; encoded by the coding sequence ATGCAATTCCTGACAGTAGGCGACTCACACACGCAGTACTTTGGAATCTCAAACCAAATGCGCGGTCTTAACCAAAAGCTCCGCGGCATTCGCGTCATCAATAAGGCTGTCAGCGCAAGCACCGTCACTGGCGTCGGGAAGTTAGACTCCACTCTAAAGCTTGGGACCAATATCCACCAGTGGATAGATAAAGTCAAACCGAATTTCCTGGTGCTTAACCTAGGGCAAGTAGACGTTGAACTAGGAATACCTTTCCGGCAGTTTGTAAAACAGCGGAATGAGACAGAGGATTACTGGCTCAATCACTTTGTACAAAAGTATGACGAATTCCTACAGGCCGTACAGCTAGACAATAGTCAAATTATCATCAAAGGAATAAATCTTCCGGTTCTATGTTATGACCACCAGAAGGCAATTAAATATATAAGCAGAATTGTCACAGAACGTTTCACAGGAGAGCAAAAGGACTTACAGCGCACTCGCGAGATCGAAGAACGACTCACTCAGCGCTACCCGTCTGACATCGTGCGCACCGACCTCGCGAGAAGGTTCAATACGAAACTAGAGACTTTATGTTCCACACATGGGTACGGTTATTTTGACATAAATTCGGCCCTCGAAAATGAACCTCAAGGCACAATATCTCCACGGTTCATGCCCTCAAAATTCGACCATCATATCGTCGACTCTTTAGAGGTCCGTTTACTTCACTGGGATGAATTGTTGAAAGTCGCGAGAAGGCAATATTGGAATTTGCCAAAATAA
- a CDS encoding TetR/AcrR family transcriptional regulator, translating into MAQNRLTRNDIVRAAITFVDAHGLDALTMRRLGQSLGVEAMALYRHVSGREDLLEAMVEALIDSLFDNRLMRQTPSSWEDYLQRVANTTKELARDHPGIFPLIATQPSQAPWLRPPLRSLRWVEEFLSTLQGFEFSDAAAVGAYKSFTSFLIGDLLLQVHSTNFDLTGGDDHEKAGDDSDLSEYPTVNALSDLLSEDHRQRQFDDALDELIERIRLSPTN; encoded by the coding sequence ATGGCCCAGAATCGTCTGACCAGAAACGACATCGTGCGAGCGGCGATCACCTTCGTCGACGCACACGGACTCGATGCGCTGACCATGCGACGACTCGGGCAGTCCCTGGGGGTCGAAGCCATGGCCTTGTATCGGCATGTCTCCGGACGCGAAGATCTTCTCGAAGCGATGGTCGAAGCTCTCATCGACAGTCTGTTCGACAACCGGCTGATGAGGCAGACACCGTCGTCGTGGGAGGACTATCTCCAGAGGGTGGCCAATACGACGAAGGAACTGGCGCGCGATCATCCCGGGATCTTTCCTCTGATCGCCACGCAACCGTCCCAAGCCCCGTGGCTGCGCCCTCCACTGCGCAGCCTGCGCTGGGTCGAAGAGTTCCTCTCCACTCTGCAGGGATTCGAGTTCTCTGATGCGGCCGCGGTCGGCGCTTACAAATCGTTCACCAGCTTCCTCATCGGGGATCTGCTGCTGCAAGTTCATTCCACGAATTTCGACCTCACCGGCGGAGATGATCACGAGAAGGCGGGTGACGACTCCGACTTATCGGAGTATCCCACCGTGAACGCGCTGAGTGACCTGCTCAGCGAAGATCATCGCCAACGCCAGTTCGACGATGCTCTCGACGAACTCATCGAACGCATCCGCCTCTCACCAACCAATTAG
- a CDS encoding NAD(P)/FAD-dependent oxidoreductase gives MIVGAGFAGLEAAKRLGRAGVDVLLLDQNNYHQFQPLLYQVATAQIALSTVARPLRSILHRERKHVTIRTAQVVAINAAKKTVTTADGVRYRAEILVISSGAEPNFFDTPGAEEHAYPLYSVDDAARLSSALLGALERASANHDHSTNQNFTVAVVGAGPNGVETAGAIAENIRDVVGKYYSHSFASSCAVHLVDMVDTVLPPFSQTSQQYTRNRLEKLGVKVHLGSAVSEVSDTDISLADGTKIDAEIVVWAAGLKASHLLEPAGLTTGRGGRIDVAKDLTAPECQGVYVLGDAANIVDAKDRKLPQLGSVAKQSGRWAAENIRADLTGRPRREFKFVDMGYMAMIGRGQSVAELTPRRYQVQGMPAFLGWLAVHAGLLSGWQQRAAAVVSWARDYLTTSRPHAVIYRPEAYEIARYARTDDSSTV, from the coding sequence GTGATCGTCGGCGCCGGATTCGCTGGCCTCGAAGCAGCCAAGCGCCTCGGGCGGGCCGGAGTCGACGTGCTCTTGCTCGATCAGAACAACTATCACCAGTTCCAGCCCCTGTTGTACCAAGTGGCAACCGCCCAGATCGCCCTTTCAACGGTGGCTCGCCCCCTGCGCTCCATCCTCCACCGGGAGCGGAAGCATGTCACAATTCGCACGGCGCAAGTAGTTGCGATCAATGCAGCGAAGAAAACGGTCACCACCGCAGACGGTGTGCGCTACCGAGCGGAGATCTTGGTGATCTCCTCGGGTGCGGAGCCGAACTTCTTCGATACTCCCGGAGCGGAAGAACACGCCTACCCCCTGTATTCGGTCGACGACGCCGCCCGATTGTCTTCAGCACTGCTCGGAGCTTTGGAACGAGCATCGGCGAACCACGACCACTCCACAAACCAGAATTTCACGGTTGCCGTCGTGGGCGCGGGTCCCAATGGTGTGGAAACTGCCGGGGCCATCGCCGAAAACATCAGGGACGTAGTCGGCAAGTACTACTCGCACAGTTTCGCTTCGTCGTGCGCGGTTCACCTGGTGGACATGGTCGACACTGTGCTGCCGCCCTTCTCGCAGACGTCCCAGCAATACACCAGGAACCGGTTGGAGAAACTCGGCGTCAAGGTGCATTTGGGAAGTGCTGTCTCGGAAGTCTCCGATACAGATATCTCCCTTGCTGATGGGACGAAGATCGATGCGGAAATCGTCGTCTGGGCCGCCGGATTGAAAGCCTCGCACCTACTGGAGCCTGCCGGACTCACGACCGGTCGTGGGGGACGGATCGATGTGGCCAAAGACCTCACGGCACCGGAGTGCCAGGGAGTCTATGTCTTAGGCGATGCCGCCAATATCGTTGATGCCAAGGATCGGAAGCTGCCGCAGTTGGGCTCGGTCGCCAAACAGTCGGGCCGATGGGCGGCAGAGAATATTCGAGCCGACCTGACTGGACGGCCCCGCCGCGAATTCAAGTTCGTCGATATGGGGTATATGGCGATGATCGGTCGAGGGCAGTCGGTGGCCGAGCTGACTCCGCGCCGATACCAAGTGCAGGGAATGCCGGCGTTCCTTGGCTGGCTGGCAGTCCACGCAGGTCTTCTCTCAGGCTGGCAGCAACGTGCCGCAGCGGTGGTGTCCTGGGCTCGTGACTATCTGACGACGAGTCGTCCTCACGCCGTGATCTATCGACCGGAGGCCTATGAGATCGCCAGGTATGCCCGAACAGACGATTCATCCACGGTCTGA
- a CDS encoding alpha,alpha-trehalose-phosphate synthase (UDP-forming) — protein MSQKSEKNMAETNPEHSFIVLANRLPVDRCEDTWQAAPGGLVSALAPMVRAERGAWLGWTGGFDETIPPFEFDQMSLVPVPLTEAEHRAYYEGFSNGVLWPLYHDLIVTPQYHRTWWRAYEAINSRFAQAAVRSAAFGATIWVHDYHLQLVPHMIRLLRPDVRIGFFNHIPFPPVELFGQLPWRREVVEGLLGADVIGFQRNSDAENFRAAVRKFAVDADAPPPLIEAFPISVDTEAIRQAADSEAVARTATQIRRDLGDPDILMLGIDRLDYTKGIPHRLRAFDELLDDDLLSPQTTNFLQVAVPSREGIAAYQDLRDEVERLVGRINGRFATLGRGIVQYSHHSYSFEDTVALYLAVDVLVVSSLRDGMNLVAKEFVTARRNRGGALVLSEFAGAADELEQATIVNPHDISGLKTGMHQAASLDTVQARERIAAMAATVEDHDVHHWAQRFLTALQPSAPLGPAMGKSATAHRDRAAQKVTSSD, from the coding sequence ATGAGTCAGAAGAGCGAGAAGAACATGGCAGAGACCAACCCTGAACATTCGTTCATCGTCCTGGCGAACCGCTTACCCGTCGACCGGTGCGAAGACACCTGGCAGGCCGCGCCGGGAGGCCTCGTCTCCGCACTGGCGCCGATGGTCAGAGCCGAACGTGGGGCGTGGCTCGGCTGGACTGGAGGCTTCGACGAAACGATCCCACCATTCGAATTCGACCAGATGTCACTCGTTCCTGTCCCTTTGACTGAGGCTGAACATCGAGCCTACTACGAGGGCTTCTCCAATGGCGTGCTGTGGCCGCTCTACCACGACCTCATCGTCACTCCTCAGTACCATCGCACGTGGTGGCGCGCATACGAGGCGATCAATTCCCGGTTTGCGCAGGCGGCCGTCCGATCGGCCGCCTTTGGAGCCACCATCTGGGTCCACGACTATCATCTGCAACTGGTTCCGCACATGATCAGGCTGCTCCGCCCCGACGTGCGGATCGGCTTCTTCAACCACATTCCCTTTCCCCCCGTCGAGCTGTTCGGGCAGCTGCCCTGGCGCAGAGAAGTCGTCGAAGGTCTGCTCGGAGCCGACGTCATCGGCTTCCAGCGCAACTCGGACGCGGAGAACTTCCGGGCGGCGGTGCGTAAATTTGCCGTCGATGCCGATGCCCCGCCTCCCCTGATCGAGGCTTTTCCCATTTCGGTCGATACCGAAGCGATCCGTCAGGCCGCTGACTCGGAGGCGGTGGCTCGAACGGCGACCCAGATTCGCCGCGATCTCGGCGATCCGGACATTCTGATGCTGGGCATCGATCGTCTCGACTACACCAAAGGCATCCCCCACCGCCTCCGGGCGTTCGATGAACTCCTCGATGACGACCTGCTCTCACCGCAGACGACGAACTTCCTGCAGGTGGCTGTGCCCTCTCGCGAGGGCATCGCAGCCTACCAGGACCTCCGCGACGAGGTGGAGCGACTGGTGGGACGGATCAATGGTCGTTTCGCGACGCTGGGGCGAGGCATCGTCCAATACTCACACCATTCGTATTCGTTCGAGGACACTGTGGCCCTGTACCTCGCCGTCGATGTGCTCGTGGTGTCGTCCCTTCGCGATGGGATGAATCTCGTCGCCAAGGAATTCGTCACCGCCCGCAGAAATCGAGGCGGAGCGCTTGTGCTGTCAGAGTTCGCAGGCGCCGCCGATGAACTCGAGCAGGCCACCATCGTCAACCCCCATGACATCTCAGGGCTGAAGACCGGAATGCACCAGGCCGCAAGCCTGGACACCGTCCAGGCACGAGAGCGCATCGCAGCGATGGCGGCAACGGTCGAAGACCATGATGTGCACCACTGGGCCCAAAGGTTCCTCACAGCTTTGCAACCGTCCGCGCCGCTCGGTCCCGCAATGGGGAAGTCAGCGACTGCCCATCGTGACCGAGCCGCGCAGAAGGTTACATCTTCTGATTGA
- a CDS encoding CsbD family protein: MNDSSPEVDKLKGSAKSAAGKASGDKGLEAEGKTDKIQAEGRQAAEEIRDTAREAAESLRNGPKH, translated from the coding sequence ATGAACGATAGCTCCCCCGAAGTCGACAAGCTCAAGGGCTCCGCGAAATCTGCCGCAGGCAAGGCCAGCGGTGACAAAGGACTGGAGGCCGAAGGCAAGACCGACAAGATCCAGGCCGAGGGCAGACAAGCCGCAGAAGAGATCAGGGACACGGCTCGTGAAGCCGCCGAATCTCTGAGGAACGGTCCGAAGCACTGA
- a CDS encoding CinA family protein — protein MSNAEEYEDRAARIASELGELCETHQIVVGVAESLTGGKIASQLAAVPGSGNWFAGAVVAYFSDVKHQLLRVPRGPVISQTAAESMASSACTLLGSDAAVAASGAGGPSGQEGQEPGTTWLAVAVGSEVYSERQIFSGEPIEILAQTQERALALLRDVLREAI, from the coding sequence ATGAGCAACGCCGAAGAATACGAAGATCGCGCCGCCCGTATCGCTTCCGAGCTGGGCGAACTGTGCGAGACCCACCAGATAGTCGTGGGTGTTGCCGAGTCACTGACAGGTGGCAAGATCGCCAGCCAGCTCGCCGCTGTGCCGGGTTCTGGCAATTGGTTCGCGGGTGCTGTCGTCGCCTATTTCAGCGATGTCAAACATCAGCTGCTGAGAGTCCCGCGGGGGCCAGTCATCTCGCAGACGGCTGCCGAGAGTATGGCAAGTTCTGCGTGCACCCTTCTGGGCTCCGATGCCGCCGTGGCCGCTTCCGGCGCCGGGGGCCCTTCGGGCCAGGAGGGGCAGGAGCCAGGCACGACATGGCTTGCTGTCGCTGTCGGCTCGGAAGTGTACTCCGAACGACAGATCTTCTCCGGCGAACCAATCGAGATCCTCGCTCAGACTCAGGAACGGGCGCTGGCACTATTGCGGGACGTCCTGCGCGAAGCGATCTGA
- a CDS encoding LysR substrate-binding domain-containing protein, translated as MALRRGQINLQELAATALVTREPGSGTYEAARDLLVDHVPVEPALVLSSNAAVRVAVASDTGPAILSELALRGHLARGHLLRVPFEGSGITRPLTAVWPGSRRLPRRRPTPCANALRGC; from the coding sequence ATGGCCCTACGAAGAGGGCAGATCAATTTGCAAGAACTGGCCGCGACCGCGCTTGTGACGAGGGAACCCGGGTCGGGAACGTATGAGGCTGCGCGGGATCTCCTCGTCGATCATGTGCCAGTCGAACCAGCTCTGGTGCTCAGCAGCAATGCGGCGGTCCGAGTCGCCGTCGCCTCGGATACTGGTCCGGCCATACTGAGCGAACTCGCTTTACGGGGTCATCTCGCCCGTGGTCATTTGCTGCGTGTGCCGTTCGAGGGGAGTGGCATCACCCGCCCTCTCACCGCGGTTTGGCCCGGTTCGCGGCGCCTCCCTCGACGTCGGCCCACACCTTGTGCCAATGCTCTGCGAGGCTGCTGA